One stretch of Chryseobacterium fluminis DNA includes these proteins:
- a CDS encoding cysteine methyltransferase, which produces MITPNSNLQVLQNKPSLPKKELILEVELNGKMKFEHLMNTIYNQFGICHRVLSANVEYVNGLSFGSVQLYINVNSDDFEKLEFYLYKNKLLSTAVEYTCRKYS; this is translated from the coding sequence ATGATAACACCAAATTCGAACCTGCAGGTTTTACAAAACAAACCGAGCCTGCCTAAAAAAGAACTGATCCTTGAAGTGGAATTAAATGGGAAAATGAAATTCGAGCATCTGATGAATACCATTTATAATCAGTTCGGAATATGTCACCGGGTGTTATCGGCCAACGTGGAATATGTGAATGGTCTCAGTTTCGGATCTGTTCAGTTATACATTAATGTAAATTCAGATGATTTCGAGAAACTTGAATTTTATCTGTATAAAAATAAACTCTTGAGTACGGCAGTAGAATATACGTGCAGAAAATACTCTTGA
- a CDS encoding YiiX/YebB-like N1pC/P60 family cysteine hydrolase yields MKLQNGDLLFVTAKETGLSGAINNVTQKQKNVSYDHIGIIEKSGNSFFVLHAAPKGGSQRQLMKDFLKDQAEDGQKVVVYRLRSEYRKTIPAAIEKANSMLGKPYNFNYILDENSYYCSDFIERAFRKDHIFKLEPMTFTDPETGTVNAFWEAFYQKKNLKVPEGEPGCNPNGLAASDKLEKMEELK; encoded by the coding sequence ATGAAATTACAAAACGGTGATCTGCTTTTTGTGACTGCAAAGGAAACCGGTCTTTCAGGAGCCATCAACAATGTTACTCAAAAACAGAAAAATGTCTCGTACGACCATATCGGAATTATTGAAAAGAGCGGAAACAGCTTTTTTGTGCTTCATGCTGCGCCAAAAGGAGGCTCTCAAAGACAATTAATGAAAGATTTTCTGAAGGACCAGGCTGAGGACGGACAGAAAGTGGTGGTCTACCGTTTAAGATCTGAATATCGGAAAACCATTCCCGCTGCTATTGAAAAGGCGAATTCGATGTTGGGGAAACCGTATAATTTCAATTATATTCTGGATGAAAATTCCTACTACTGTTCAGATTTCATTGAAAGAGCTTTCAGAAAAGATCATATTTTCAAATTGGAGCCTATGACTTTTACAGATCCTGAAACCGGAACAGTAAATGCATTTTGGGAAGCGTTTTACCAAAAGAAAAATCTTAAGGTTCCGGAAGGGGAGCCAGGTTGCAATCCGAATGGTCTGGCAGCTTCCGACAAGTTGGAAAAAATGGAAGAACTAAAATAA
- a CDS encoding GlsB/YeaQ/YmgE family stress response membrane protein: MGFLTWIIFGLIAGAIAKLIMPGTQGGGWLITIILGIIGAFVGGAIGVYVLHWGDVTSFWNPRSWILAIGGALIVLWIYGMATRRNT; the protein is encoded by the coding sequence ATGGGATTCTTAACATGGATTATTTTCGGACTTATCGCCGGAGCAATCGCTAAACTTATTATGCCGGGCACTCAGGGAGGAGGCTGGCTTATTACCATTATCTTAGGAATTATCGGGGCCTTTGTAGGAGGAGCCATCGGAGTGTATGTACTTCACTGGGGAGACGTAACTTCTTTCTGGAATCCAAGAAGCTGGATTCTGGCCATCGGAGGAGCATTGATTGTCCTTTGGATTTACGGAATGGCAACAAGAAGAAATACATAA
- the murB gene encoding UDP-N-acetylmuramate dehydrogenase — protein MQENFSLKPYNTFGVDAKARYFAEVTTIDELRDVLNFSKMQTLPLLFLGGGSNILLTKDFEGLAIQLNLKGISEEFLNENEVLVTAKAGENWHEFVMHCLNKNFGGLENLSLIPGNVGTSPMQNIGAYGTEIKDIFVSCTVLNLENLELEIFNLEQCRFGYRDSFFKQEGKGKYVILGVSFRLTTGNHNIKTEYGAIKTELENMGIENPTIQDVSKAVIAIRKSKLPDPKETGNAGSFFKNPSIPLSQFQELQQKFDNIQGYRNENLVKVPAGWLIEQCGWKGKQIVNVGSHKLQSLVIVNATGEASGKEIFDFSTAIIRSVEEKFGILLEREVNIL, from the coding sequence ATGCAAGAAAATTTTTCTCTAAAACCGTATAACACATTCGGCGTTGATGCAAAAGCCAGGTATTTTGCTGAGGTTACCACGATTGATGAATTAAGGGATGTCCTGAATTTTTCGAAAATGCAGACCCTGCCTCTTTTATTTTTAGGGGGCGGAAGTAATATATTGCTGACAAAAGATTTTGAAGGATTGGCGATTCAGCTTAATTTAAAAGGAATTTCTGAAGAATTCTTAAATGAAAACGAAGTCCTGGTCACGGCAAAAGCCGGAGAAAACTGGCACGAGTTTGTGATGCACTGTTTAAATAAAAATTTTGGAGGATTGGAAAATCTCTCTCTGATTCCCGGAAATGTAGGCACTTCACCCATGCAGAATATCGGCGCCTACGGAACCGAAATCAAAGATATTTTCGTAAGCTGTACGGTTCTCAATCTGGAGAATCTTGAATTGGAAATTTTCAATCTCGAGCAGTGTAGATTCGGATACAGGGACTCTTTTTTTAAGCAGGAAGGAAAGGGAAAATATGTCATTCTTGGAGTTTCATTCAGATTAACGACCGGAAATCACAACATTAAAACTGAATACGGCGCGATAAAAACCGAACTCGAAAATATGGGTATTGAAAATCCTACGATTCAGGATGTTTCAAAGGCAGTTATTGCGATCCGGAAAAGCAAACTCCCCGATCCAAAGGAAACCGGAAACGCAGGAAGTTTTTTTAAAAACCCGAGTATTCCTTTATCTCAGTTTCAGGAATTGCAGCAAAAGTTTGATAACATCCAGGGCTATCGGAATGAAAATTTGGTAAAAGTTCCTGCCGGATGGCTCATCGAACAATGCGGCTGGAAAGGAAAACAGATCGTCAATGTAGGTTCCCACAAACTGCAGTCGCTGGTGATCGTGAATGCGACCGGCGAGGCCAGCGGAAAAGAAATTTTTGATTTTTCAACAGCCATTATCAGGTCTGTAGAGGAGAAATTCGGAATCCTACTCGAAAGAGAAGTTAATATCCTTTAA
- the ftsY gene encoding signal recognition particle-docking protein FtsY, translated as MSWFKKIFKKEEKETLDKGLEKSSQGFFEKMTKAVVGKSKVDDEVLDNLEEILIASDVGASTTIKIIERIEERVARDKYVSVNELDHILREEISGLLLENPHAGTGNIDTSKKPYVIMVVGVNGVGKTTTIGKLAHQFKSEGKKVVLGAGDTFRAAAVDQLVIWSERVGVPIIRQDMGSDPASVAFDTVQSAVAQNADVVIIDTAGRLHNKINLMNELSKIKRVMQKVIPDAPHEILLVLDGSTGQNAFEQAKQFTAATEVNALAVTKLDGTAKGGVVIGISDQFQIPVKYIGVGEKMQDLQLFNGTEFVDSFFKKR; from the coding sequence ATGAGTTGGTTTAAAAAGATTTTTAAAAAAGAAGAAAAAGAAACCTTAGATAAAGGATTGGAAAAATCCAGTCAGGGTTTTTTTGAAAAAATGACAAAAGCCGTAGTCGGTAAAAGCAAAGTAGATGATGAAGTTCTGGATAATCTGGAAGAAATACTGATTGCTTCCGATGTAGGCGCCTCCACCACCATCAAAATCATCGAAAGAATTGAAGAACGGGTTGCCAGAGATAAATATGTAAGTGTAAATGAACTGGACCATATTCTGCGTGAAGAGATTTCAGGACTTTTGCTTGAGAATCCTCATGCAGGAACCGGAAATATAGATACCTCCAAAAAGCCATATGTGATTATGGTCGTAGGAGTAAACGGAGTAGGAAAAACAACGACTATCGGAAAATTGGCTCACCAATTCAAATCTGAAGGAAAAAAGGTAGTATTAGGCGCCGGAGATACATTCAGGGCAGCTGCCGTCGACCAGTTGGTGATCTGGAGTGAAAGGGTCGGTGTTCCCATTATAAGACAGGATATGGGGTCTGATCCGGCTTCAGTTGCGTTCGATACAGTACAGAGCGCTGTAGCCCAGAATGCGGATGTGGTCATCATTGACACTGCGGGCAGACTTCATAATAAGATTAACCTGATGAATGAGCTCTCAAAAATTAAACGAGTAATGCAAAAGGTTATTCCTGATGCGCCTCACGAAATTTTATTGGTTCTTGATGGCTCAACGGGACAGAATGCTTTCGAACAGGCAAAACAATTTACGGCAGCTACCGAAGTAAATGCTTTAGCTGTGACAAAACTGGACGGAACCGCAAAAGGAGGAGTCGTCATTGGTATCTCCGATCAGTTTCAGATTCCGGTAAAATACATTGGAGTGGGTGAAAAGATGCAGGATCTCCAATTGTTCAATGGCACGGAATTTGTCGATTCGTTCTTCAAGAAAAGATGA
- a CDS encoding DUF4295 domain-containing protein has protein sequence MAKKVVATLQSGQSKKMTKVVKMVKSSKSGAYVFEEKVMNADEVDGFLKK, from the coding sequence ATGGCAAAGAAAGTAGTAGCAACCCTACAAAGCGGACAGTCAAAAAAAATGACTAAAGTCGTGAAAATGGTGAAGTCTTCTAAATCAGGAGCTTACGTTTTCGAAGAAAAAGTAATGAATGCAGACGAAGTGGATGGATTTTTGAAAAAATAA
- a CDS encoding pyridoxal phosphate-dependent aminotransferase, protein MPNISNRAQHMPASPVRKLVPFALKAKQKGIKVYHLNIGQPDIETPETALNALKNIDLKVLEYALSEGNIEYRQALTDYYHSLDFTDLTPDNFIVTNGGSEALNFAISTLCDDGDEVIIPEPYYANYNGFTNAFNVNVVAVPSTIDTGFALPPIEEFEKKITARTRAIVICNPGNPTGYLYTREELQKLAEIALKYDIVIISDEVYREYVYDGKQQISMLAFPELSENCIIIDSESKRYSMCGVRIGCLITRSKKIHDAAMLFAQARLSPVLLGQIAATAAHQNDGAYIRAVREEYTHRRNVLVDLLNAIPGVICPKPKGAFYCVAELPVDDTEKFAQWLLEKYAFNNETIMVAPAGGFYSNPELGKKQVRIAYVLKEEDLKRSAAILKDALEKYTLEFSL, encoded by the coding sequence ATGCCAAATATTTCAAACAGAGCACAGCATATGCCAGCATCGCCGGTAAGAAAACTGGTTCCTTTTGCCTTAAAAGCAAAACAGAAGGGAATCAAAGTCTATCACCTGAACATCGGGCAACCGGATATTGAAACCCCGGAAACCGCTTTAAATGCTTTAAAAAACATCGATTTAAAAGTACTGGAGTATGCTCTTTCTGAAGGAAATATCGAATACAGACAGGCACTGACCGACTATTACCACAGTCTGGATTTCACAGACCTAACTCCGGACAATTTTATCGTAACCAATGGGGGATCAGAAGCTTTAAACTTTGCCATTTCTACATTATGCGATGATGGTGATGAAGTGATCATCCCGGAACCATATTATGCCAATTATAATGGTTTTACCAATGCATTCAACGTGAATGTCGTGGCGGTTCCTTCAACAATTGATACAGGATTTGCCCTTCCTCCGATTGAGGAATTCGAGAAAAAAATTACCGCCAGGACCCGTGCGATTGTTATTTGTAATCCCGGAAATCCTACCGGATATCTTTACACCCGTGAAGAACTGCAGAAATTGGCAGAAATTGCTTTAAAATACGATATTGTTATCATTTCTGACGAGGTATACAGAGAGTATGTTTATGACGGGAAACAGCAGATTTCAATGCTTGCCTTTCCGGAACTGAGTGAAAACTGCATCATTATCGATTCAGAATCAAAGCGCTACTCCATGTGCGGGGTAAGAATCGGATGTTTAATCACCCGTTCAAAAAAAATACATGACGCTGCCATGCTTTTTGCACAGGCAAGATTAAGTCCTGTTTTACTGGGACAGATTGCGGCTACGGCGGCTCACCAGAATGATGGCGCCTACATCAGAGCCGTAAGAGAAGAATATACCCACCGAAGAAATGTCCTGGTTGATCTGCTTAATGCCATCCCCGGCGTTATTTGCCCGAAACCGAAAGGAGCATTCTACTGCGTTGCCGAACTTCCCGTGGATGATACGGAAAAGTTTGCCCAATGGCTGCTTGAAAAGTACGCTTTCAATAACGAAACGATCATGGTAGCTCCTGCAGGAGGCTTCTACAGCAACCCTGAATTAGGAAAGAAACAGGTAAGGATTGCTTATGTTTTAAAAGAAGAAGACCTGAAAAGAAGTGCTGCTATTTTAAAAGATGCTCTTGAAAAGTATACATTGGAATTCAGCCTTTAA
- a CDS encoding T9SS type A sorting domain-containing protein, producing the protein MKIKLLFGVLNVATLFSATFMMAQNFQTMPVQSGYTADVIANGVGSSSLSTSSDVDGVSFAFVARDYQLTSSSTPLTYGIPANGVINTVVAATPGLSFQLGNLSGNNSLKLVAASDSGVLTFASPKAAFRLYMLSTSGSGTSTVQVQVNFTDNTNQIFSGVALSDWYGGTNYAIQGIGRINRANDVLEPNSTNPRLYQTLLTLDAANQTKPIQSVTVTKTAGTGVSNIFAFSADAYSDCVAPTLQPVGTVTSSSAQVSWTPNSASAVSYDIYYSTTNTAPAAGAAPTISGVTGTTRLIDNLNPNTTYYYWVRSNCSSATGQSAWSFSGNFKTACGAVTSLFENFDSYTTGSIVPDCWIRLAGTGSQTITSTTPASGTRNIYQFNSASNTPTYVVLPVFSTINSGNYQLRLKARVSSGAPGTLTVGYVTNTADAGTFVPLQALAISNTSYTAAGSEYTVAVPAAVPAGARIAIRAANDSKSYYWDDVYWETAQLSTSEVDAHKRKLSIYPNPFKDVLYVSEIEKVTAVTISDVTGRIVRTIDNPTKEVDLRFLNSGLYMVTLKFRDGSQFTTKAIKN; encoded by the coding sequence ATGAAAATTAAACTACTTTTTGGAGTCCTGAATGTTGCGACTCTTTTCTCTGCCACATTCATGATGGCTCAAAACTTTCAGACCATGCCCGTACAGTCCGGTTATACGGCAGATGTTATAGCCAATGGGGTAGGGTCATCCTCTTTATCTACCAGTTCAGATGTAGATGGCGTTTCATTCGCGTTTGTAGCAAGAGATTACCAACTGACATCTTCCAGCACACCGCTTACTTACGGAATTCCGGCTAACGGAGTTATTAATACGGTAGTAGCAGCTACTCCGGGGCTGAGTTTTCAGCTGGGGAACTTAAGTGGAAACAATTCTTTAAAGCTGGTTGCTGCTTCTGACAGTGGGGTGTTAACTTTCGCTTCCCCAAAAGCTGCTTTCAGACTGTACATGCTGTCAACAAGCGGAAGTGGTACTTCTACCGTTCAGGTACAGGTAAATTTTACGGATAATACAAATCAGATTTTTTCCGGTGTGGCTCTTTCCGACTGGTATGGAGGAACAAATTATGCCATCCAGGGCATCGGAAGAATCAATCGGGCCAATGACGTTTTAGAACCGAATTCAACAAATCCAAGATTATACCAGACCTTGCTGACCCTGGATGCCGCCAATCAGACAAAACCGATACAGAGTGTAACGGTAACAAAAACTGCAGGTACAGGCGTTTCAAATATTTTTGCCTTTTCTGCTGATGCATATTCAGATTGTGTAGCCCCTACTTTACAGCCTGTAGGTACTGTTACTTCCAGTTCAGCGCAGGTTTCCTGGACTCCCAATTCAGCATCGGCGGTGAGTTATGATATTTATTACAGTACCACCAATACCGCACCTGCGGCAGGAGCAGCACCTACGATTTCCGGGGTAACGGGAACCACGCGATTAATTGATAATTTAAATCCAAATACAACCTATTATTATTGGGTAAGGTCCAATTGCAGTTCGGCAACCGGACAGAGTGCATGGTCTTTTTCCGGGAACTTTAAAACAGCCTGCGGAGCGGTAACTTCTCTGTTCGAAAATTTTGATTCGTACACCACGGGATCCATCGTTCCGGATTGTTGGATCCGACTGGCAGGAACAGGTTCACAAACGATCACTTCTACGACACCGGCTTCCGGGACCCGTAATATTTACCAGTTTAATTCCGCTTCCAATACACCTACCTATGTTGTGCTTCCTGTTTTCAGTACCATTAATTCAGGGAATTATCAGCTGAGACTGAAAGCCAGAGTGAGCAGTGGAGCACCGGGTACTTTAACGGTAGGGTATGTCACCAATACTGCTGATGCCGGTACTTTTGTCCCGTTACAGGCCTTGGCCATCAGTAATACGAGTTATACAGCAGCAGGCTCCGAATATACGGTTGCGGTTCCTGCAGCGGTTCCTGCAGGTGCGAGAATTGCGATCAGGGCAGCCAATGACAGCAAATCATATTATTGGGATGATGTCTATTGGGAAACAGCTCAGTTATCCACTTCCGAAGTAGACGCCCATAAGCGGAAACTTTCCATTTATCCTAATCCGTTTAAAGATGTACTGTATGTCTCTGAAATTGAAAAGGTGACCGCGGTTACCATCAGTGATGTTACAGGAAGGATTGTGAGAACCATCGATAATCCGACGAAAGAAGTCGATTTGAGATTCCTGAATTCGGGATTGTATATGGTGACATTGAAATTCAGGGACGGGTCTCAATTTACAACGAAAGCCATTAAGAATTAA
- a CDS encoding VanZ family protein: MIKKFYKIIIVPYTFYLLYLMFLGMGRFQYEDNLLTLAPVLTTVRFIKETVSWRAIVIIVLGNIVMFIPFGFLDWVFPQLSDLKKLIFTFVSAIVIVEGLQYFTRMGIFEVDDILLNTFGVWIGWLICQFLEKKINR; encoded by the coding sequence ATGATAAAGAAATTTTATAAAATTATCATCGTTCCCTATACTTTTTATTTGCTGTATCTCATGTTTTTGGGAATGGGCAGATTTCAGTATGAAGACAACCTTCTTACTTTAGCGCCTGTGTTGACAACCGTCAGATTTATTAAGGAGACTGTTTCCTGGAGAGCGATTGTTATTATAGTTCTGGGAAATATTGTGATGTTTATTCCTTTTGGGTTTTTAGACTGGGTTTTTCCTCAGCTTTCAGATCTGAAAAAGCTGATTTTCACTTTTGTTTCGGCCATTGTGATCGTCGAAGGGTTACAGTATTTTACAAGAATGGGGATCTTTGAAGTAGATGATATCCTATTGAATACTTTTGGCGTGTGGATAGGATGGCTGATCTGTCAGTTTCTGGAGAAAAAAATTAATCGTTGA
- the rpmB gene encoding 50S ribosomal protein L28, which yields MSRICQITGKRAMVGNNVSHANNKTKRRFEINLLEKKFYLPEQDKHVTLKVSAHGLRVINKIGIEEAIERATRNGLIKKN from the coding sequence ATGTCAAGAATTTGCCAAATAACAGGAAAGCGTGCAATGGTTGGTAACAACGTTTCTCACGCTAATAACAAAACGAAGCGTCGTTTTGAAATTAACTTATTGGAGAAGAAGTTTTACCTTCCGGAGCAAGATAAGCACGTAACACTGAAAGTATCAGCTCATGGATTGAGAGTGATTAACAAGATTGGAATCGAGGAAGCTATTGAAAGAGCTACTAGAAACGGATTGATTAAAAAGAATTAA
- a CDS encoding DUF1801 domain-containing protein produces the protein MHIPANSPEDYISKIPEERQEAFRKIMDLISKNLPPGFKQGVSYGMPGWSVPLETYPAGYHCAPGSPLPFITIASQKNFIALYHMGLYAKPELLDWFVKEFPRHSKRKLDMGKSCIRFKKMDDIPFQLLAELAGKMTVAEWIDVYETQYKTNLKK, from the coding sequence ATGCACATTCCAGCCAATTCCCCGGAAGATTATATTTCAAAAATTCCTGAAGAGAGACAGGAGGCTTTCAGAAAAATAATGGATCTGATCAGTAAGAACCTGCCGCCGGGTTTTAAGCAGGGCGTCAGCTATGGAATGCCTGGGTGGAGCGTTCCCCTGGAAACATATCCGGCGGGTTACCACTGTGCGCCAGGATCACCGCTACCGTTTATAACAATCGCATCCCAGAAGAATTTTATTGCCCTGTATCATATGGGACTCTATGCAAAACCTGAACTGCTGGACTGGTTTGTCAAGGAATTTCCCAGACATTCAAAAAGAAAACTGGATATGGGGAAATCCTGTATCCGTTTCAAAAAAATGGATGATATTCCCTTTCAGTTACTGGCCGAACTGGCCGGAAAAATGACGGTCGCAGAATGGATTGATGTATACGAAACTCAGTATAAAACTAACCTGAAAAAATAA
- the rpmG gene encoding 50S ribosomal protein L33, translating to MAKKGNRVQVILECTEHKESGMPGMSRYISTKNKKNTTERLELKKYNPVLKRSTLHKEIK from the coding sequence ATGGCAAAAAAAGGAAACAGAGTTCAAGTAATTCTTGAATGCACAGAGCACAAAGAAAGTGGTATGCCAGGAATGTCAAGATACATTTCTACAAAAAATAAAAAGAACACTACAGAGAGATTAGAGCTTAAAAAGTATAATCCTGTTCTTAAAAGATCTACCCTTCACAAAGAAATCAAGTAA
- the lnt gene encoding apolipoprotein N-acyltransferase, whose product MKYVLLTLISAMLLCISWPTYGVPFFIFFALVPLMMMEHGISKFSDYNRKSWVVFGLSYLCFVIWNAVTTGWLYGSKNPDGSHSMMAVLFPVLINSLLYSLVFQCYHWYKNAQGTYWGLAFLIAIWMSFEKFHLNWELTWPWLNLGNVFSEYPKMVQWYDTLGATGGSFWILLTNVLVFYTVRTWEAGRKRKDLIRNTSFIVGLIAVPMVISIVKYNNFDEKPTGQVNVLMLQPDLDPYSEKYAKDSLTILGDLLKLAEDNSKGKIDYYIAPETAIPGRGSISENAFEKSFLLNNIKDFLSKHPGSVLATGISSHRFYTRQENLPKEAYQLNPGLWVENYNSAVQIVPDKKVEVYHKGKLVPGVEIFPYMGVLKPLLGDAMINLGGTVASLGTDDERVAFSNPYNKGKIAPIICYESIYGEFVGDYVKKGANFLGIMTNDSWWGVTEGHKQLLSYAKLRAIETRREIVRAANSGISAHIDAKGETTADTFYGDQTTLFSKVNLYEQQTFYTRAGDLLSRFSIFALGFLVFYYLIKRFQNRKKKA is encoded by the coding sequence ATGAAATACGTTTTACTTACCCTGATTTCAGCGATGCTCCTGTGTATATCGTGGCCCACGTACGGGGTTCCGTTTTTTATATTTTTCGCCCTTGTTCCGTTAATGATGATGGAGCACGGCATATCAAAATTTTCAGATTACAACAGAAAAAGCTGGGTGGTTTTCGGACTTTCCTACCTTTGTTTTGTTATTTGGAATGCAGTTACCACAGGATGGCTGTACGGCTCAAAGAATCCGGATGGCAGCCATTCTATGATGGCAGTGCTGTTTCCGGTTTTAATTAATTCTCTTCTGTATTCACTGGTTTTTCAATGTTATCATTGGTATAAAAATGCACAGGGAACGTACTGGGGATTGGCTTTTCTGATTGCCATCTGGATGAGTTTTGAAAAGTTTCACCTGAACTGGGAACTGACCTGGCCGTGGCTGAATCTCGGCAATGTATTTTCAGAATATCCGAAAATGGTTCAGTGGTATGATACTCTGGGGGCTACCGGAGGAAGCTTTTGGATCCTGCTGACCAATGTGCTGGTATTTTATACCGTAAGAACCTGGGAAGCCGGAAGAAAGAGAAAAGATCTGATCAGGAATACTTCGTTCATTGTAGGATTAATTGCAGTTCCTATGGTTATTTCCATAGTTAAATATAATAATTTTGATGAAAAACCAACCGGACAGGTCAATGTTTTAATGCTTCAGCCTGATCTTGATCCTTATTCCGAGAAATACGCGAAAGACAGCCTGACGATCCTCGGTGATCTTTTAAAACTGGCAGAGGACAATTCGAAAGGAAAAATAGATTATTATATCGCTCCGGAAACAGCGATTCCCGGGAGAGGATCTATTTCTGAAAATGCATTCGAAAAAAGCTTTCTCTTAAATAACATCAAAGATTTTTTATCAAAGCATCCCGGTTCCGTATTGGCGACAGGAATTTCTTCCCACCGCTTCTATACCCGTCAGGAGAATCTTCCAAAAGAAGCCTATCAGCTTAACCCGGGCCTTTGGGTAGAAAACTATAATTCAGCAGTACAGATTGTTCCGGATAAGAAAGTAGAAGTTTACCATAAGGGAAAATTGGTGCCTGGGGTTGAAATATTCCCTTATATGGGTGTCCTCAAACCGCTTTTAGGCGATGCCATGATTAACCTGGGCGGCACTGTTGCCTCACTGGGAACAGATGACGAAAGAGTCGCCTTTTCCAATCCGTACAATAAGGGAAAAATAGCGCCGATCATTTGTTACGAAAGTATTTATGGGGAATTCGTGGGTGATTACGTAAAAAAAGGGGCTAACTTTTTGGGAATTATGACCAATGACTCATGGTGGGGGGTTACCGAAGGACACAAGCAGCTTTTATCATATGCTAAACTCAGAGCCATCGAGACAAGAAGAGAGATCGTGCGTGCTGCCAACAGTGGAATTTCTGCTCACATCGATGCCAAAGGAGAAACAACAGCTGATACTTTCTATGGAGATCAGACCACTTTATTTTCAAAAGTAAATCTGTATGAGCAACAGACTTTTTATACAAGGGCCGGAGATCTTCTGTCAAGATTCTCCATTTTTGCACTGGGCTTTTTAGTGTTTTATTATCTGATTAAGAGATTCCAGAACAGGAAGAAGAAAGCCTGA